The nucleotide window AAGTGACAGATATATTGTTTGATGAATACGTGAATAACATCTTATCTAAAGAAGAGAAAAAACAACTGGAACTTATCTTGGAGCTCTATCGAAGTAAATTAAAGTAAGAAGCACAAAGTGAAGGCCCTGCTTTCACTTTGTGCTTCTTATTTTTGTGCTTTTCTTTTGCTTCCCTTAGCTTTTCTTTTATTATGATTGGTATTCTACTCCCCCGTCTTTTGTCAACTTAATGCATTCTAAATCTCTATTTTGAAAAGCCGTCTACATGTAGATATATAGATCGGTAGATGCATCTACAAGTAGATTTATATACAAGTAGATTTATATACATATAGATATATAGATTAATCTACAAGTAGATGTATAGATTAATCTACAAGTAGATGTATAGATTTATAAAAAATGTTAGAGGAAAGTTAAAGTGCTTGTGTATCAAACGTTCCAAGGAATAATAGGTAAATTTTCAATAGATTCATTTTAGTAGATATGTAGATAGGTAAATTTATAGATTTGTAGATTTGTATACAAGTAAACGTATATACAAATAGATTAGTAGATATGTAGATGTGTAGATTTATAGATTCGTAGATTAATCTACAGGCAAATAAGAGAAAGCGAAACGCCATTGTTTGAGGGACTATTCTCTTTTATACTTTAGTCGCAACGGAGTTATAAAAAAGCTTTTCACTGTTGAAGCAGCAATAAAACGGTTCTCCAAGTTATCTGTCAACAACAGAACTACCCCTCAATTGTGATGAAGCGAGAAGGCTCTTACAGGATACTTTATAGCAATGGAGAGAAATGAAATTTAGAGGGCTAATATTATAGCAATAAAGCCAGGGAGGGATCTGTCGGCGAAAGGCAAAAGAACCGACTGTTCAAAGCTAAAAGAAAGTCACGGGGTCTTAATATCAATACACATTTACTTTCATAAGCAGCTAGCGACCGCTGGTAGGAATTGCTGATAGAAAGGACTTGTTATACCTCAAGGATCTTTATAAGGGTGTGAGGGCCACCTAACGGGGCAGATGGAGGGTAAAATCCAGACCAATACCGCTTTTTCTTGGTTGTTGCATTTGTTTGGAGATAAGTATCCTTCTGTAGAATTTTACATAAGGAATATAAAAACAAAAATCCCACAACTAAGAATTACCAAAACAACCACCTAAAATAAACCCAACGGATTCCTAAGCATGATTTCAATTAGGTTCAATAGGGGAATCCATGTACCCAGCTTGATTACATAAAAAAACCCTCTTCTGAGTTAAGAGGGCAGGAGAACATTACGTTTCATCTTTTTTGGCTTCATATGCATCAAAGCGTTCAAAGATTTTATTCAGTTGCTGATTCTGGAAATCTTCACGGAATGCCCGGACAAAGACCTCAGCCGGATCGATATCCAGCGTATTGCAATAATGGACGATCCAGCCGATCGAGACATTTTGCATTCCCCGCTCGATGAGAGAAACCGTAGATCGATTTAATCCACTGTGCGCTTCGATGTCCTGCAGGGTCAGCTTTTTCTCTTTCCGGATCGCTTTTAGAG belongs to Planococcus lenghuensis and includes:
- a CDS encoding helix-turn-helix domain-containing protein, with the translated sequence MTSKNESDIYEKIGSALKAIRKEKKLTLQDIEAHSGLNRSTVSLIERGMQNVSIGWIVHYCNTLDIDPAEVFVRAFREDFQNQQLNKIFERFDAYEAKKDET